In Rariglobus hedericola, the following proteins share a genomic window:
- the ppk1 gene encoding polyphosphate kinase 1, with protein MATKRKTIRTQSKPAAVTSVKPVATPPADDRVIIPKKRARTVTPTAKPAKSAYFNRELSWLAFNRRVLEQAQNEKNPLLERVKFLAIVCSNLDEFFEIRVAGIIQQVESGVTEPSVDGLGPKESLRRIHSVVASLVEDQYECWSTQLMPALAEEGIVFKTAAELTPAELNWVTAYFHEQVFPVLTPLALDQSHPFPQLGNKTLNVIVSLDNPVTPEIEQLAAILPVPRILPRLVPIDPAGSGPQRFVFLSEIIKLCAGEFFPGYSVTGAHAFRVTRNSDLYIDDEEAENLLKKIEDELRNLRRGAAVRLEIEEGVNDAIFTTLCDHLDLSHEYVFRLNGPINLLRLMSLADVERPDLKYPPFTPVNVSPLREPAKIFETLRAQDVLLHHPYDSFQPVVDFVEQAARDPQVFAIKQTLYRTSGDSPIVRALIEASKNGKQVTALVELKARFDEANNIQWAKQLEEAGVHVVYGLVGHKTHCKCSLVVRREGKLLRRYAHLGTGNYNPKTAKLYTDLSYFTGREELTSDAANLFNTLTGFSREPVFEHLLVAPYNLHRRIQELIQREADNAAAGRPARIIAKMNSLVDKDTIDHLYAASRAGVKIDIIVRGVCCLVPGVKGLSENIRVRSIVSRYLEHARAFYFENSGGDEPLVLAGSADWMPRNFFRRIEVVYPVRDPALRKWITDEMFAMELQDNENARELHANGGYLPVPRAAGAPSFSAQSYFIAAATERARAAASA; from the coding sequence ATGGCCACGAAGCGCAAAACGATCCGCACCCAGTCCAAGCCCGCCGCCGTTACTTCCGTTAAGCCGGTCGCGACCCCGCCCGCCGACGATCGCGTCATCATTCCAAAAAAACGCGCCCGCACGGTCACTCCTACGGCCAAACCCGCCAAGTCCGCCTATTTTAACCGCGAGCTCAGCTGGCTCGCATTCAACCGTCGCGTCCTCGAGCAGGCGCAGAACGAAAAAAATCCGCTGCTGGAGCGCGTCAAGTTCCTCGCCATCGTCTGCTCCAACCTCGACGAATTTTTCGAGATTCGCGTCGCCGGCATCATCCAGCAGGTCGAGAGCGGCGTGACCGAGCCCAGCGTGGACGGCCTCGGTCCCAAGGAGTCCCTCCGTCGCATCCACTCGGTCGTGGCTTCGCTTGTCGAAGACCAATACGAATGCTGGAGCACGCAGCTCATGCCCGCACTCGCCGAGGAGGGCATCGTTTTCAAAACCGCCGCCGAGCTCACTCCGGCCGAGCTCAACTGGGTCACCGCCTATTTCCACGAGCAGGTTTTCCCCGTGCTCACGCCGCTCGCGCTGGACCAGTCCCATCCGTTCCCGCAGCTCGGCAACAAGACGCTCAACGTCATCGTCTCCCTCGATAATCCGGTCACGCCCGAGATCGAGCAACTCGCCGCCATCCTCCCCGTTCCTCGCATCCTGCCGCGTCTCGTGCCCATCGATCCGGCCGGCAGCGGTCCGCAGCGTTTCGTTTTCCTATCCGAGATCATCAAACTCTGCGCCGGTGAATTTTTCCCCGGTTACAGCGTAACCGGCGCTCACGCCTTCCGCGTCACACGCAACAGCGATCTCTACATCGACGACGAAGAAGCCGAAAATCTCCTCAAGAAAATCGAGGACGAGTTGCGCAATCTCCGTCGCGGCGCCGCCGTGCGTCTCGAAATCGAGGAGGGCGTCAACGACGCCATTTTCACCACGTTGTGCGACCACCTGGATCTTTCGCACGAATACGTTTTCCGCCTCAACGGCCCGATCAATCTCCTGCGTCTGATGAGCCTCGCCGACGTCGAGCGCCCCGACCTGAAGTATCCGCCGTTCACCCCCGTCAACGTTTCCCCGCTGCGCGAGCCCGCCAAGATTTTCGAGACGTTGCGCGCGCAGGATGTGTTGCTCCACCATCCCTACGATTCCTTCCAACCGGTCGTTGATTTCGTCGAGCAGGCCGCTCGCGATCCGCAGGTGTTTGCCATCAAGCAGACGCTCTACCGCACCAGCGGCGACTCGCCCATCGTCCGCGCCCTCATCGAGGCATCCAAGAACGGCAAACAGGTCACCGCGCTCGTCGAGCTCAAGGCCCGTTTCGACGAGGCCAACAACATCCAATGGGCCAAACAGCTCGAGGAAGCCGGCGTCCACGTCGTCTACGGCCTCGTCGGCCACAAGACCCATTGCAAATGCTCCCTCGTCGTCCGTCGCGAGGGCAAGTTACTCCGCCGTTACGCCCACCTCGGCACGGGCAACTACAACCCGAAGACCGCCAAGCTCTACACGGACCTGAGCTATTTCACCGGCCGCGAGGAGCTCACCTCCGACGCCGCCAACCTGTTCAACACGCTCACCGGTTTCAGCCGCGAGCCCGTGTTCGAGCATTTGCTGGTCGCACCTTACAATCTCCACCGCCGTATTCAGGAATTGATACAGCGCGAAGCGGACAACGCCGCTGCCGGCCGTCCCGCTCGGATCATCGCCAAGATGAACTCGCTGGTCGACAAGGACACCATCGACCACCTCTACGCCGCCTCCCGTGCCGGCGTGAAGATCGACATCATCGTGCGCGGCGTCTGCTGCCTCGTCCCCGGAGTGAAGGGCCTCAGCGAAAACATCCGTGTGCGCAGCATCGTCAGCCGTTACCTCGAACACGCCCGCGCGTTTTATTTCGAGAACTCCGGCGGAGATGAACCGCTGGTCCTCGCCGGCAGCGCCGACTGGATGCCCCGCAATTTTTTCCGCCGTATCGAGGTCGTTTACCCCGTGCGCGATCCCGCGCTCCGCAAGTGGATCACAGACGAAATGTTCGCGATGGAATTACAGGATAACGAAAA
- a CDS encoding NAD-dependent succinate-semialdehyde dehydrogenase, translating to MPLVSINPATGRILKRHREHTAKDIEAALAATHQAFLGWRELALADRARHLNALGAALRKQAEPLAQLITAEMGKTLTDARLEIEKCAAGCEFYATHAARFLKPQRTLGAPKNTQVVFEPLGVILAIMPWNYPFWQLFRAAAPALMAGNTVLLKHASNTTGCALAIEHLFRDARVPANLLRTVAVSSKAIPALIKDPRVRGVTLTGSTGAGRKVGALAGAALKPCVFELGGSDPYIILADADLDLAAEICAKARLTNSGQSCVAAKRFIVVESVRAAFEQKFTARMAARRMGDPTTAATDFGPLARLDLRDDLHAQVQKSVKRGARLLLGGTIQPKGKGAFYPATVLTDVRPGMPAYDEELFGPVASIIAAKDEADALRIANDSDFGLGAAVFTRNRRHGRTLAIERIEAGMVFVNEQVRSDASLPFGGIKDSGYGRELSTFGIREFVNIKTIWVS from the coding sequence ATGCCCCTCGTCTCCATCAATCCCGCCACCGGCCGCATCCTGAAGCGCCACCGCGAGCACACCGCCAAAGACATCGAAGCCGCGCTCGCCGCCACCCACCAAGCCTTTCTCGGCTGGCGCGAACTCGCCCTTGCCGACCGCGCCCGCCACCTCAACGCCCTCGGCGCCGCCTTGCGCAAACAAGCCGAACCGCTCGCTCAACTCATCACCGCCGAGATGGGTAAAACCCTCACCGACGCCCGTCTCGAAATAGAAAAATGCGCCGCCGGTTGCGAATTCTACGCCACGCACGCCGCCCGTTTCCTCAAACCCCAACGCACCCTCGGCGCCCCCAAAAATACCCAAGTCGTCTTCGAGCCTCTCGGCGTCATCCTCGCCATCATGCCGTGGAACTACCCGTTCTGGCAGCTCTTCCGCGCCGCCGCCCCCGCCCTGATGGCCGGCAACACCGTCCTCCTCAAACACGCCTCCAACACCACCGGCTGCGCCCTCGCGATCGAGCACCTCTTCCGCGACGCCCGCGTTCCCGCCAACCTCCTTCGCACCGTCGCCGTATCCTCCAAAGCGATACCCGCACTCATCAAAGACCCGCGCGTCCGCGGCGTCACCCTCACCGGCAGCACCGGCGCAGGTCGCAAAGTCGGCGCCCTCGCCGGCGCCGCACTCAAGCCGTGCGTCTTCGAACTCGGCGGCAGCGATCCCTACATCATCCTCGCCGACGCCGACCTCGACCTCGCCGCCGAGATTTGCGCCAAGGCCCGCCTCACCAACAGCGGACAAAGCTGCGTCGCCGCCAAACGGTTCATCGTCGTCGAGAGCGTCCGCGCCGCCTTTGAGCAAAAGTTCACCGCCCGCATGGCCGCCCGCCGCATGGGCGACCCCACGACCGCCGCCACCGATTTTGGCCCGCTCGCCCGCCTCGACTTGCGCGATGACCTTCACGCCCAGGTCCAAAAAAGCGTGAAGCGCGGCGCCCGCCTCCTGCTCGGCGGCACGATTCAACCCAAAGGCAAAGGTGCCTTTTATCCCGCCACCGTCCTGACCGATGTCCGGCCCGGCATGCCCGCCTATGACGAAGAGCTCTTCGGTCCCGTCGCCTCAATCATCGCCGCCAAGGACGAAGCCGACGCCCTCCGTATCGCCAACGACTCCGATTTCGGCCTCGGTGCCGCCGTTTTCACCCGCAACCGCCGCCACGGTCGCACCCTCGCCATCGAACGCATCGAAGCCGGCATGGTGTTCGTGAACGAGCAGGTCCGCTCCGACGCCTCGCTTCCCTTCGGCGGAATCAAAGACTCCGGCTACGGTCGCGAGCTCAGCACTTTCGGCATCCGCGAATTCGTAAATATCAAAACCATCTGGGTTTCCTAA
- a CDS encoding RNA polymerase sigma factor yields the protein MTPAASLPTDEALMAELARGSDPALDELMHRWQIPLRSFLYRYTQNEADALDLSQETFVRIYRHRDRYREGAKFSTWLFQIALNQARDHARHRLRRPTDSMDRAPELFSDTHSPAADLLLAERSAAVRTAIADLPEHLRSALVLFEYEEKSHAEIAAIVSATPKAVETRLARARELLRKKLVRWMS from the coding sequence ATGACGCCCGCCGCATCCCTGCCCACCGACGAGGCGCTCATGGCCGAGCTCGCCCGCGGCTCCGACCCCGCGCTCGATGAACTGATGCACCGCTGGCAGATCCCGCTGCGTTCGTTCCTTTATCGTTACACGCAAAACGAAGCCGACGCCCTCGATCTTTCGCAGGAAACCTTCGTCCGCATCTACCGTCACCGCGACCGTTACCGCGAAGGCGCCAAGTTCTCCACCTGGCTTTTCCAGATCGCGCTCAACCAAGCCCGCGACCACGCCCGCCACCGCCTGCGCCGCCCCACCGATTCCATGGACCGCGCGCCCGAGCTTTTCTCCGATACTCACAGCCCCGCCGCAGACCTGCTCCTCGCCGAACGCTCCGCAGCCGTCCGCACCGCCATCGCCGATCTTCCCGAGCACCTCCGCTCCGCCCTCGTCCTCTTCGAATACGAAGAGAAGTCCCACGCCGAGATCGCCGCCATCGTCAGCGCCACCCCCAAAGCCGTCGAAACCCGCCTCGCCCGCGCCCGCGAACTTCTCCGCAAAAAACTGGTCCGCTGGATGAGCTAA
- a CDS encoding Hsp70 family protein has translation MDTFIYGIDFGTSNSAITIWNATTRSLVRDPRIAGVDATFMYFPYTTKRIAPVLGNAAKLRYVEDEMRGRFFQAIKTILPYQTFTETVINNQTYTIEDLVAIFLQSLKARGDAVTQQDVKRVILGRPAVFSADPAEDQIAEERLHRAAQIAGFTEIHFQYEPIAAAFAYESRITKPERVLVGDFGGGTSDFTVVQLDPARQGLTDRMTDILATGGIPVAGNKYDATTMWHKVTPLFGRGATYDSWGKQLEVPDSLYRTICQWDQIVFLRNAKKMDLLWRLSGLSNDPPAFERFQALIKENQGFALFQRIEAAKIALTTMVTAPITFTHPKIPIDLRITRSEFNKNSADLTAEITGYLDKFLADANIAPAGIETVFLTGGTSLIRSLRAEFVTRFGQDKIRDGEEFTSVADGLALSAPLFFPELHA, from the coding sequence ATGGACACGTTTATCTACGGCATCGATTTCGGCACGAGTAACTCCGCGATCACCATCTGGAACGCCACCACGCGATCCCTCGTGCGCGACCCGCGTATCGCCGGCGTGGACGCCACGTTCATGTATTTCCCCTACACGACGAAGCGCATCGCGCCCGTCCTCGGGAACGCCGCCAAGCTCCGCTACGTCGAGGACGAGATGCGCGGCCGCTTCTTCCAGGCGATCAAGACGATCCTGCCCTATCAGACGTTCACCGAGACGGTGATCAACAACCAGACTTACACCATCGAGGATCTGGTCGCGATTTTCCTCCAAAGTCTCAAGGCCCGCGGCGATGCCGTCACGCAACAGGATGTGAAGCGCGTCATCCTCGGCCGCCCCGCCGTTTTTTCCGCTGACCCCGCCGAGGACCAGATCGCCGAGGAACGCCTCCACCGCGCCGCGCAGATCGCCGGTTTCACCGAGATCCATTTCCAATACGAGCCGATCGCCGCGGCCTTCGCCTACGAGTCCCGCATCACGAAACCCGAGCGCGTTCTCGTGGGCGACTTCGGCGGCGGCACCTCCGACTTCACCGTCGTGCAGCTCGATCCCGCGCGTCAGGGCCTCACCGATCGCATGACCGACATTCTCGCGACCGGCGGTATCCCCGTCGCCGGCAACAAATACGACGCCACCACCATGTGGCACAAAGTCACCCCGCTCTTCGGCCGCGGCGCGACCTACGACAGCTGGGGCAAACAGCTCGAAGTTCCCGATTCGCTCTACCGCACCATCTGCCAATGGGACCAGATCGTCTTCCTGCGTAACGCCAAAAAAATGGATCTCCTCTGGCGTCTGAGCGGTCTCTCCAACGACCCGCCCGCCTTCGAGCGTTTCCAAGCTCTCATCAAAGAAAACCAGGGCTTCGCCCTCTTCCAACGCATCGAAGCCGCCAAGATCGCGCTCACGACCATGGTCACCGCGCCGATCACCTTCACGCATCCGAAGATCCCGATCGACCTCCGCATCACCCGCAGCGAGTTCAACAAAAACTCCGCCGATCTCACCGCCGAAATCACGGGCTACCTCGATAAATTCCTCGCCGATGCCAACATCGCGCCCGCCGGCATCGAAACGGTTTTCCTCACCGGCGGCACGTCGTTGATCCGCAGCCTCCGCGCTGAATTCGTGACGCGTTTCGGCCAGGACAAGATCCGCGACGGCGAAGAATTCACCAGCGTCGCCGACGGCCTCGCCCTCAGCGCGCCGCTCTTCTTCCCTGAACTGCACGCGTAG
- the htpG gene encoding molecular chaperone HtpG, whose product MSTATPQKFEFQAEIKQLLDIVIHSLYTEKEIFVRELVSNASDAIEKLRHLQITEKDNIADADRALEVNLTTDDTAKTLTISDAGLGMTRAELIENLGTIAHSGSKAFLKALSEGGQKNSNLIGQFGVGFYSAFMVAKTVKVYSRSWKKDEPAHVWTSDGSGSYEVEEVSDQERGTKIVIELKDDAHEFATEGRVKEILERYSAFVSFPVNLNGKHINTVQALWLRSKSEITDEEYTAFYKFQAHAYDEPRLRLHFSADAPLQINALLFVPKDNTEKFGMARLEPAVSLYCRKVLIDSKPKDLLPEWLRFMKGVVDSEDLPLNISRETMQDRALIEKLNKVITKRFIKFLSEEAKNRTDAYNEFYAEFGIFLKEGAALDYTHKDELVKLLRFESSLTEKGKTTSLADYVTRMGADQKEIYFLLGPSRAAIEAGPYLEGFKARNLEVLFCYESVDEYVMSNVREFDGKKLIAADHADVKLADAPKPPAAEGDLSEDDAKSLAEWLKTTLGDRVEEVKASDRLVDSPALAVNADKFMSPQMRRMMKAMNKDGADAPVKVNLEINPRHAVIKHLAAAKTSSPEKAALIAEQILDNSLISAGLFEDPSKMVARLYKLLETV is encoded by the coding sequence ATGTCCACCGCCACACCGCAAAAGTTCGAGTTCCAAGCCGAGATCAAGCAGCTCCTCGATATCGTCATCCACTCGCTTTACACCGAGAAGGAAATCTTCGTCCGCGAGCTCGTCTCCAACGCCTCCGACGCCATCGAGAAACTCCGCCACCTTCAGATCACCGAGAAGGACAACATCGCCGACGCCGACCGCGCCCTCGAGGTCAACCTGACCACCGACGACACCGCGAAAACTCTCACCATCTCTGACGCCGGTCTGGGCATGACCCGCGCCGAACTCATCGAAAACCTCGGCACCATCGCCCACTCCGGTTCCAAGGCTTTCCTCAAAGCCCTCTCCGAAGGCGGCCAAAAGAACTCCAACCTCATCGGCCAGTTCGGCGTCGGTTTCTACTCCGCCTTCATGGTCGCCAAGACCGTCAAGGTTTACTCCCGCTCCTGGAAGAAAGACGAACCCGCCCACGTCTGGACCTCCGACGGCTCCGGCAGCTACGAGGTCGAGGAAGTCTCCGACCAGGAACGCGGCACCAAGATCGTCATCGAGCTCAAGGACGACGCCCACGAGTTCGCCACCGAAGGCCGCGTGAAGGAAATTCTCGAGCGCTACAGCGCCTTCGTTTCGTTCCCCGTCAACCTGAACGGCAAACACATCAACACTGTCCAGGCCCTCTGGCTGCGTTCGAAGTCCGAGATCACCGACGAGGAATACACCGCCTTCTACAAGTTCCAGGCCCACGCCTACGACGAGCCCCGCCTCCGCCTCCACTTCTCGGCCGACGCCCCGCTCCAGATCAACGCCCTGCTCTTCGTCCCCAAGGACAACACCGAAAAGTTCGGCATGGCCCGCCTCGAGCCCGCCGTCTCCCTCTACTGCCGCAAGGTCCTCATCGACTCCAAACCCAAGGATCTCCTCCCCGAGTGGCTCCGCTTCATGAAGGGCGTCGTCGATTCCGAAGACCTCCCCCTCAACATCTCGCGCGAGACCATGCAGGACCGCGCGCTCATCGAGAAACTGAACAAGGTCATCACCAAGCGCTTCATCAAATTCCTCTCCGAAGAAGCCAAGAACCGCACCGACGCCTACAACGAATTCTACGCCGAGTTCGGCATCTTCCTCAAAGAAGGCGCCGCCCTCGATTACACCCACAAGGACGAGCTCGTTAAACTCCTCCGCTTCGAATCCTCCCTCACCGAGAAGGGCAAGACTACGTCCCTCGCCGACTACGTCACCCGCATGGGCGCCGACCAAAAGGAAATCTATTTCCTCCTCGGCCCGTCCCGCGCCGCCATCGAAGCCGGCCCGTATCTCGAAGGCTTCAAGGCCCGCAACCTCGAGGTCCTCTTCTGCTACGAGTCCGTCGACGAATACGTCATGTCGAACGTCCGCGAATTCGACGGTAAAAAGCTCATCGCCGCTGACCACGCCGACGTGAAACTCGCCGACGCTCCCAAGCCGCCCGCCGCCGAAGGCGACCTCAGCGAAGACGACGCCAAGTCCCTCGCCGAATGGCTCAAGACCACCCTCGGCGACCGGGTCGAAGAGGTGAAAGCCTCCGACCGCCTCGTCGATTCCCCCGCCCTCGCCGTCAACGCTGACAAGTTCATGTCCCCCCAGATGCGCCGCATGATGAAGGCCATGAACAAAGACGGCGCCGACGCCCCCGTGAAGGTTAACCTCGAGATCAATCCCCGCCACGCCGTCATCAAGCACCTCGCCGCCGCGAAGACCTCGTCACCCGAGAAAGCCGCCCTGATCGCCGAGCAGATCCTGGACAACAGCCTCATCAGCGCCGGCCTCTTCGAAGACCCGAGCAAGATGGTCGCCCGCCTCTACAAGCTCCTCGAAACCGTCTAA
- a CDS encoding cytochrome c3 family protein has protein sequence MSEGRTPSPNFDESRYERPNKNWLCGHACDGCPCRIGPSPSGECRATTECKPQLVTAPGETKGTWKCTRPKDWGGTCPDGPLPDGTCCKAVTKCRPVRSLRARRGLITRAFVIVCVALLLIGLGGTLRESFINPAPLSPAHSGPEFARLAAKHANISVSDAGQGCVACHPGINGNFTALASEATGVARNGLAASRFITPHPKDFSRMDASCVTCHSGHTFHQASVAKDMSCSVCHLEHKGPGTLAAVSAQNCVTCHGDADQMRLASEKAATLSTAMLSKTIAPGLITPAVSRPAAGFTQLIQGFATNHPEFQVVREKNADRNTLKFNHALHLTGSAIPTLGGKSLECASCHQPDASGAFMQRVSFEKNCRSCHSLSIDETTPGLELPHGNPDFARAFLRSLPTQYADHAKRRLGMTGQRDIEAFVKARITGLRERTLSGENLERAVFFADGAKGEATIIAGREGLARARFAGCAYCHEVTPQGNATPLVTTPQAPDRWMPHASFNHAKHTTMACVDCHTSATSSQLTADVIMPTQQSCVACHSPKGGAGDSCMTCHNYHNTAPAGLTAALRTAILQ, from the coding sequence ATGAGCGAAGGTCGCACCCCCTCCCCCAATTTCGACGAATCGCGTTACGAGCGTCCGAATAAAAACTGGCTCTGCGGTCACGCCTGCGACGGTTGCCCATGCCGCATCGGGCCAAGCCCGTCCGGCGAATGTCGCGCCACCACCGAGTGCAAACCGCAGCTCGTCACGGCTCCAGGTGAAACCAAGGGCACGTGGAAATGCACGCGCCCCAAAGACTGGGGCGGCACCTGCCCCGATGGTCCGCTCCCTGACGGCACGTGCTGCAAAGCCGTCACCAAATGCCGTCCCGTGCGCAGCCTGCGCGCCCGCCGTGGACTCATCACGCGCGCCTTTGTCATCGTCTGCGTCGCGCTGTTGTTGATCGGCCTCGGCGGCACCTTGCGCGAATCCTTCATCAACCCCGCGCCGCTTTCCCCCGCCCACTCCGGCCCTGAGTTTGCCCGTCTCGCCGCGAAGCACGCGAACATCTCGGTTTCCGATGCCGGCCAGGGCTGCGTGGCCTGTCACCCGGGTATCAATGGCAACTTCACCGCGCTCGCCTCCGAAGCCACCGGCGTGGCCCGCAACGGTCTGGCCGCCTCGCGTTTCATCACGCCGCATCCGAAGGATTTTTCCCGCATGGATGCTTCGTGCGTGACCTGTCATTCGGGCCACACGTTTCACCAGGCCAGCGTCGCGAAGGACATGTCGTGTTCCGTCTGTCATCTTGAACACAAGGGCCCCGGCACGCTCGCCGCCGTCTCTGCGCAAAACTGCGTGACTTGCCACGGCGACGCGGACCAGATGCGTCTCGCCTCGGAAAAGGCCGCTACGCTTTCCACCGCGATGCTCAGCAAAACCATCGCTCCGGGGCTCATCACTCCGGCCGTTTCGCGCCCTGCCGCCGGCTTCACCCAGCTTATCCAGGGGTTCGCCACCAACCACCCCGAGTTCCAAGTCGTGCGTGAGAAAAACGCCGACCGGAATACGCTTAAGTTCAACCACGCGCTTCACCTGACCGGCTCCGCCATTCCCACGTTGGGCGGCAAATCCCTGGAGTGCGCCTCGTGCCACCAGCCCGACGCCTCCGGTGCTTTTATGCAGCGCGTGAGCTTCGAGAAAAACTGTCGCTCCTGTCATTCGCTCTCCATCGACGAAACCACGCCGGGGCTCGAACTTCCCCACGGCAACCCCGACTTCGCCCGCGCCTTCCTGCGCAGCTTGCCCACGCAATACGCCGACCACGCCAAGCGCCGTCTCGGCATGACCGGACAACGCGACATCGAAGCCTTCGTGAAAGCCCGTATCACCGGCCTGCGTGAGCGCACGCTCTCCGGCGAGAACCTCGAACGCGCCGTCTTCTTCGCTGATGGCGCGAAGGGCGAAGCCACCATCATCGCCGGCCGCGAAGGCCTCGCCCGCGCCCGTTTTGCCGGTTGCGCCTACTGCCACGAGGTCACGCCGCAGGGCAACGCCACGCCGCTCGTCACCACGCCGCAGGCACCCGACCGCTGGATGCCGCACGCATCGTTCAACCACGCAAAACACACCACCATGGCATGCGTGGACTGCCATACCAGCGCCACCAGCAGCCAGCTCACCGCCGATGTCATCATGCCCACGCAGCAATCCTGCGTTGCGTGTCACTCGCCCAAAGGCGGCGCCGGCGACAGCTGCATGACTTGCCATAACTATCACAACACCGCACCGGCCGGCCTGACCGCAGCGCTACGGACCGCCATTCTGCAATGA
- a CDS encoding cyclic nucleotide-binding domain-containing protein: MSTVVTGLDRPRRWDSPFTDDLTDQDISRLLLRPPFADMKADNFPRSAPLPDVLKNDARLRTYAKGEIIVREGDYGTSAFLILRGSARVVLAPGLPPSAVGRREPARRGIFRAIAQLWANSREDEVARKKTRKGSFTQGKAETNIILQDVPRVLDQHRTATIRAGDFFGEIAALSRMPRTATIFAEEDETELLEIRWQGLRDLMRYDPALRTHIDRIYRERALSTYLAEIPFLQHLDEAGKARVMAATQFETYGDYDWSGDYKKLVQAGASAGKEPIIAAEGDYPNGIVMIRAGFARLTQRYGDGHRTLNYLGSGRIYGWNEIANNWRDPGRPVALQHTLRVIGYTHVLVIPAAVIEQVVLPSLPKHLLPDLINTGGTGAASPFTTSPFAKTIAPAAAADKAVPSVAAAEGSDTRVGSEMIEFLTANRYFNGTETMVIDMDRCTRCDDCVRACSDTHDNNPRFLRHGPIHDSIMVAQACMHCADPVCMIGCPTGAIHRDSFEGEVVINPASCIGCSVCANNCPYDAIRMTEQRDESGGILIASDAKPIVKATKCDLCIDQYGGPACERACPHDALKRINLNTLDELAAWINR; encoded by the coding sequence ATGAGCACCGTTGTCACCGGGCTCGATCGTCCACGCCGCTGGGATTCGCCTTTCACTGATGACCTGACCGATCAGGACATCAGCCGTCTGCTTTTACGTCCGCCGTTCGCGGACATGAAGGCCGACAACTTCCCTCGCTCGGCCCCGCTCCCCGATGTTTTAAAGAACGACGCCCGCCTGCGCACTTACGCCAAAGGCGAGATCATCGTGCGTGAAGGCGACTACGGCACCTCGGCGTTTTTGATTTTGCGCGGCTCGGCCCGGGTGGTCCTCGCGCCTGGCCTGCCGCCCTCCGCCGTCGGTCGTCGCGAACCGGCACGTCGAGGGATTTTCCGCGCCATCGCCCAGCTCTGGGCGAACTCGCGCGAGGACGAGGTCGCCCGCAAAAAGACGCGCAAAGGTTCCTTCACTCAAGGCAAGGCCGAGACCAACATCATCCTTCAAGATGTTCCCCGCGTGCTCGACCAGCACCGCACCGCGACCATCCGCGCGGGAGACTTTTTCGGTGAGATCGCCGCCCTCTCGCGCATGCCGCGCACCGCCACGATTTTCGCCGAAGAGGACGAAACCGAGTTGCTGGAAATCCGCTGGCAGGGCCTGCGCGATCTCATGCGTTATGATCCCGCGCTGCGCACCCACATCGACCGCATCTATCGCGAACGCGCCCTCTCGACCTACCTCGCCGAAATCCCGTTCCTCCAGCATCTCGACGAGGCCGGCAAGGCCCGCGTGATGGCCGCCACGCAGTTCGAGACCTACGGCGATTACGACTGGTCCGGCGACTACAAGAAACTTGTGCAGGCCGGTGCCTCCGCCGGCAAGGAACCCATCATCGCCGCCGAGGGCGACTACCCCAACGGCATCGTGATGATTCGCGCAGGGTTTGCCCGGCTCACCCAACGTTACGGCGACGGCCATCGCACCCTCAACTACCTCGGCTCCGGTCGTATCTACGGCTGGAACGAGATCGCGAACAACTGGCGTGATCCGGGCCGGCCTGTCGCGTTGCAACACACGTTGCGCGTCATCGGCTACACACACGTGCTGGTGATTCCCGCCGCCGTGATCGAACAAGTCGTGCTGCCCTCGCTGCCTAAGCACCTGCTGCCCGATCTGATCAATACCGGCGGCACCGGAGCGGCTTCGCCTTTCACGACTTCGCCGTTTGCCAAGACGATCGCTCCAGCCGCTGCGGCGGACAAAGCCGTGCCGTCCGTCGCCGCAGCCGAGGGCTCCGACACGCGTGTGGGTTCGGAGATGATCGAGTTCCTCACCGCCAATCGTTATTTCAACGGCACCGAGACCATGGTCATCGACATGGATCGTTGCACGCGTTGCGACGACTGCGTGCGCGCTTGCTCGGATACCCACGACAACAATCCGCGCTTCCTGCGCCACGGCCCGATTCACGACAGTATCATGGTCGCGCAGGCCTGCATGCACTGCGCCGATCCGGTGTGCATGATCGGCTGTCCCACAGGCGCCATCCATCGCGATTCCTTCGAGGGCGAGGTCGTCATCAATCCGGCCAGCTGCATCGGTTGCAGCGTGTGCGCGAACAACTGCCCCTACGACGCCATTCGCATGACGGAGCAACGCGACGAATCCGGCGGCATCCTCATCGCCAGCGACGCCAAGCCGATCGTCAAAGCCACCAAGTGCGATCTCTGCATCGATCAATACGGCGGCCCCGCCTGCGAACGCGCCTGTCCGCACGACGCGCTCAAACGCATCAACCTCAACACGCTCGACGAACTCGCGGCGTGGATCAACCGATGA